The proteins below are encoded in one region of Brassica napus cultivar Da-Ae unplaced genomic scaffold, Da-Ae ScsIHWf_521;HRSCAF=783, whole genome shotgun sequence:
- the LOC125604315 gene encoding uncharacterized protein LOC125604315 — protein sequence MRSKLRTRYVPAYYQRDLHKRFRKLSQGTRTVEEYYEEFESLRNKLKTRETQETLMAQFMDGLQDRIARKVERQQYETFHNLLHFAVQAEQHIKRKNASTARGKGTWTQPASKGVDKGKSVDEENRFKKNQTEPSKSGPSDQGKTQGQNQRTRDITCFKCQGKGHYARDCPNKRVMILKADGEYESQDEAEVETMVSDEEVVNYAETGELLVTRRSLSAVFDPETVQRENIFHTRCSVEQKVCSLIIDGGSCTNVASKYLVDTLGLAKTPHPRPYRLKWLNDETELRIAEQVVVSFSIGKYHDQVKCDVVPMQAGHILLGRPWQFDKETIHHGRTNVYSFSHNNKKHSLAPLSPQEVYEMQQAMDHASKVLLMVFRESCFAGIEATELPAEVQGLMEQYKDVFPDEIPAGLPPIRGIEHQIDFVPGAPLPNRAAYRVNPVEAKELERQVQDLMDKGYIRESLSPCAVPIDLRSGYHQVRMKEGDEWKTAFKTKQGLYEWLVMPFGLTNAPSTFMRLMNQVLRPFIGKFVVVYFDDILIYSRCLDEHLRHLEQVIKVLRQEGLYANLKKCVFCTDELVFLGFVVSSQGLKVDEEKIKAIHDWHTPTTIGHVRSFHGLASFYRRFVKDFSTIAAALTSVIKKNVSFIWGPAQEESFNKLKYSLTHAPVLTLPNFDKTFEIESDASGTDHETLTHLRGQTTLKRRHARWLEFVETFPYVIKYKKGTDNVVADALSRRNTLISTMEAKIMGFEFINDSYATDLDFQEAFRNTTQGAFDVYYHHEGFLFKEKKLCIPKGSMRELLVREAHGGGLMGHFGRDKTLSVLTDHFFWPNMKRDVENLCAKCTVCLRTKSRSHPYGLHMPLPIPNHPWPETPLDMSELPKSMFRSREGATKAEFVKNMHRRVREKLKAKAAKVKARLDQKRKEVLFEPGNFVWLHMRPERFPEERKTKLSPRGTGPFWVLEKINDNAYKLELPDNGVLRPEPFQGGGNDAAFQVQVPVVTSGPTTRSGAKAIRLGFSKAVQQILDQDEELLIEEMVQLKMQDPAGPIEVQDQAGSLQFRSLGQNQTGLTISTCDLGSDTSPSSAGSE from the exons ATGCGATCCAAGCTTCGCACAAGGTATGTTCCTGCTTATTATCAGAGAGACTTACATAAACGTTTTCGTAAATTGTCTCAGGGAACGCGGACTGTAGAAGAGTACTATGAGGAGTTTGAGTCCCTCAGGAACAAGCTCAAGACACGCGAGACGCAAGAGACCCTGATGGCTCAGTTCATGGATGGGTTGCAAGACCGCATTGCCCGAAAGGTGGAGCGCCAGCAGTATGAGACCTTCCACAACCTGCTTCACTTTGCCGTCCAGGCCGAACAACACATCAAAAGGAAGAACGCGTCCACTGCCAGAGGCAAAGGAACCTGGACGCAACCGGCTTCCAAAGGAGTGGACAAGGGCAAGTCCGTGGATGAGGAGAACCGGTTCAAGAAAAATCAGACTGAACCGTCCAAGTCTGGTCCATCCGACCAGGGTAAGACCCAAGGTCAAAATCAACGTACCCGTGACATTACTTGTTTTAAATGTCAGGGAAAGGGACACTATGCCAGAGATTGCCCCAACAAGCGTGTAATGATCCTCAAGGCTGATGGTGAGTATGAATCCCAAGACGAGGCCGAAGTTGAGACCATGGTTTCTGATGAAGAGGTAGTCAATTATGCTGAGACCGGAGAGCTACTGGTTACCAGACGATCTCTCAGTGCCGTCTTCGATCCTGAAACCGTGCAAAGAGAAAACATCTTTCATACAAGATGTAGCGTGGAACAAAAGGTATGTAGCTTGATCATAGATGGTGGTTCTTGTACTAACGTGGCCAGCAAGTATCTTGTTGATACGCTAGGTTTGGCCAAGACGCCCCATCCGCGGCCATATCGGCTcaagtggctcaatgatgagactgagCTCAGGATAGCCGAGCAAGTGGTTGTGTCTTTCAGTATTGGTAAATACCATGATCAGGTCAAGTGTGACGTTGTGCCTATGCAAGCCGGCCACATACTTCTAGGACGGCCATGGCAGTTCGATAAGGAGACCATTCATCATGGCCGGACCAATGTCTATAGCTTCagccacaacaacaagaagcacagcctagcACCTCTAAGTCCTCAAGAGGTTTATGAGATGCAGCAAGCAATGGATCATGCCAGCAAG GTGCTGCTAATGGTCTTTAGAGAAAGTTGTTTTGCAGGGATTGAGGCCACGGAGTTACCAGCCGAAGTACAAGGCCTCATGGAGCAATACAAGGACGTCTTTCCTGATGAGATCCCAGCCGGCCTACCTCCTATCCGAGGCATAGAACATCAGATCGATTTTGTGCCAGGCGCACCCTTGCCAAACCGAGCGGCCTACCGAGTTAATCCAGTAGAAGCCAAGGAGTTGGAGagacaggtccaagacctcatggaTAAGGGTTACATCCGGGAGAGTCTTAGTCCGTGTGCTGTTCCG attgatctcaggagtggaTACCACCAAGTTCGAATGAAGGAGGGAGACGAGTGGAAGACAgccttcaagaccaagcaaggtctATACGAATGGCTGGTCATGCCGTTTGGCCTCACCAACGCCCCCAGCACCTTCATGAGACTCATGAACCAGGTTCTTCGACCTTTCATAGGGAAATTTGTggttgtgtactttgatgacATACTGATCTATAGCCGCTGCTTAGATGAGCACCTTAGACACCTTGAACAAGTGATCAAAGTTCTTAGGCAAGAAGGCCTTTATGCCAACTTAAAGAAATGTGTGTTTTGCACTGATGAATTGgtatttttaggttttgttgttAGTTCACAGGGCCTGAAGGTAGAtgaagagaagatcaaggcgaTCCATGACTGGCATACACCTACCACCATTGGCCATGTTCGCAGTTTCCACGGCCTGGCCAGTTTCTATCGGCGGTTCGTCAAGGATTTCAGCACCATAGCCGCTGCCTTGACCTCTGTGATCAAGAAAAACGTATCCTTTATTTGGGGACCAGCCCAAGAAGAGTCTTTTAacaagcttaaatatagtttgaCTCATGCACCAGTCCTTACTCTGCCTAACTTCgataaaacttttgagattgaaAGTGATGCTTCAGGTACAG atcatgagacgCTTACACACCTAAGAggacagaccacactcaagaggAGGCACGCCAGATGGTTGGAGTTTGTGGAGACTTTTCCTTATGTGATTAAGTATAAGAAGGGCACAGATAATGTGGTGGCTGATGCCCTATCCCGGAGAAATACTCTTATCTCGACCATGGAAGCtaagatcatgggttttgaATTCATTAATGATTCTTATGCTACTGACCTTGATTTTCAAGAAGCTTTCAGGAACACCACACAAGGAGCATTCGATGTTTATTACCATCATGAAGGTTTCTTGTTCAAAGAAAAGAAGTTATGCATTCCCAAAGGCTCGATGAGGGAATTGCTGGTTCGGGAGGCTCATGGTGGCGGCCTCATGGGACATTTCGGCCGAGACAAGACCCTAAGTGTCCTGACCGACCATTTCTTTTGGCCGAACATGAAACGAGATGTGGAGAACCTATGCGCCAAATGCACTGTCTGTCTAAGGACAAAATCCAGGTCACATCCTTATGGTCTACACATGCCATTACCTattcctaaccacccttgg CCTGAGACGCCTTTGGACATGTCCGAACTGCCAAAGTCTATGTTCCGCAGCCGAGAAGGTGCAACTAAGGCCGAGTTCGTTAAGAACATGCATCGGAGGGTTCGAGAGAAGTTAAAGGCAAAGGCGGCCAAGGTCAAAGCTCGTCTCGACCAGAAGAGAAAGGAGGTGTTGTTTGAACCAGGCAACTTTGTGTGGTTACACATGAGGCCAGAGCGTTTTCCAGAAGAAAGGAAGACCAAACTGTCACCCCGAGGCACTGGGCCGTTCTGGGTCcttgagaagatcaatgacaatgcttaCAAGCTTGAGCTTCCAG ATAATGGTGTTCTAAGGCCAGAACCTTTTCAAGGGGGAGGGAATGATGCGGCATTCCAGGTACAGGTTCCCGTAGTTACTAGTGGTCCAACTACCCGGAGTGGAGCCAAGGCCATAAGACTTGGGTTTTCTAAAGCTGTCCAACaaatccttgatcaagatgaaGAGCTGCTGATTGAAGAGATGGTCCAATTGAAGATGCAAGATCCAGCCGGTCCAATAGAggttcaagatcaagccggttcCCTCCAATTCAGATCACTCGGCCAGAACCAAACCGGCCTAACCATCTCTACATGTGATCTCGGTTCAGATACCTCCCCAAGCTCAGCCGGTTCTGAGTAA